The genomic stretch GCGCTTGagagacacttcctagtcgagcttcattccTCAATGTAATAGATGagttagatctagttgttataataatatttcataGTCAAGACCAATACAACTTCAGATGAGTATATTCACCCTTCTACTATGGAAGCTTGAGAATATATAAGATAGCAAGAATACATTGGTCATATGTTAAATATGTATGATGCATGCCATAACAACATTTCGACATAGAATGAGAGATCTTCTGTAATAATCAACAGAAGCATGCCACAACAACTTTTTAGACATAGAATGAAAGATCTATGAAGCAATCAATAGAAGCATGCCACAACAACTTAATGAAAGATCTTCTACAACAATCACTGTAAACAAATGAATAGCAGCATATCTTTAGACGTTCATACATGGAAAATCTTATACATGAGCTAATAATGTTTCCCTAAGTGATTTTATCAGCACGCGTAAGTAAAATTTCATTAAGAGCGTTTCTGTTCAGCATAAATCATTCCAAAAGCTGAAAAGTGCAGAGTAGGCATTCACATGATACATCTTTTTAAAGTTATACATTTATGTTTTTAacgttatactccctccgtcccaactaagttaagtcatttccttttttaactaaaaacaaaacactcaatcacacttactttatttcatcacctactttacactctctttatctttcctacattattcatctctcatacttttcaacacaatttcttaatctacgtgcctaaaagttttgactcaacttagttgggacggatggagtacattTATGCTTAAATCTTAATAGTGGAGAGGTGGTATATTGTCCAATGTACAGTACAATTATGATCTCATCATTCCAGAGATGGAATAACAACAGTAACTCATAATTTCGAGGTTACTAATAGAGTTAAAGCAAGTTTATGCACCTACAATTTGATTGGCATAGTCAACAAGCTCAAATCATGACGTATAAAAGGAGAATTATGGTTCAGGCAGAGTACCTTATTTCTTCTTTACACAACCACTCAAGCAATTTGTGATTGGTAGAATCAGATGGATGCAGAAAGCTACAAcaagaaaaggaaaatgaatTAAGCTGAGTAGGTGACAAAGAACACCAACAGAAACAAATCCCAAACAAAGATTAATCTTTCTGAAAATTAAGCTCCCGAGCTAGTCAGAGACTTACTCATTGAACTCTGTGATATTCAACTGACCATCTCCATCTACATCTGATGCATTAAAATGCTCCTCTTTCCACCAGCCCATTTCATATCCAAATGAGTTATTGTCTGCATTAGGGAAAAAATCAACATTATCAAGCAATTCCTATGTTTTCAAAGTAGCAAAGTTCAGTACTGTGATCCTGGTCCAGATCTAATTCCATAAAAACCCAACATGCCCCTATAGTTGTCCTGAATACATCACCATATTCTGATCCAAAAAGCACAGAGTAAACACTCAACAGTACTTCACATTAATGGTATGGCTAAGATCCAAACTACCAACACCTAGAAACAAAGAAGGGAAAATAGCAGACACTACATACATGAAGGACTCTAGGTCGAATTCAATTGGTGGAGTAGTTATTGCATTTAAAATCTCAGTCATCATATTCTCAACATTCAAGTAAAATAGAAGAGGACTGATTCATATTAAAGTCAACGCCGCAATGCTTGGAACAATTGGGGCAGACCTGAATTTACGACCCAGCTCGGCGGCTGATACTCAGCTAGCGTGACGAATCCATCTCTATTCTTGTCGTGGACCTCCATTTCCCTCTGGGTTCGATGCAGCACCTCCTTCTGGCTCTGCTTCAAGTTCCACTGAGTCAACTCGGCGGCGCTGACGTAGCCATCCGGTGGGTCGATATCAATGTTGGGGAAGAGGAGCAGCAGCCTGTTAGTCACATTGAACTTCTCCTCGTCGTTGAGGTAATCCTCGGCGCTAGCGAAATCGTCCCACTCGTGGTCGGGCGACTCGGTCGGAGTCGACTCAGGGTGGTGAGTTTGGATGTACCGGTGCTCCCACTGTTTGTCCTCTCGCTTGCGCTCGATTTCGGCGACCACTGGGTCgaatgcggcggcggcggaggcggagaGGCGGTCGTGCGGGTGGCGGGGGTCGGTGGGAGGTGTGAAATTGAAGTTGGAGCGGACCttgaggcggcggtggcggtggtggtgggagTTGTTGTTGGAGGAGTGGGAGATTAGGAGTAGGAGGGCGACGGCGAGAGTGATGTAGATGATGAATGAAGCTTTGGCCATTTTGATGAGATGAAGGAGCTTAATTCCTACTTC from Salvia splendens isolate huo1 chromosome 15, SspV2, whole genome shotgun sequence encodes the following:
- the LOC121767137 gene encoding calumenin-like, whose product is MAKASFIIYITLAVALLLLISHSSNNNSHHHRHRRLKVRSNFNFTPPTDPRHPHDRLSASAAAAFDPVVAEIERKREDKQWEHRYIQTHHPESTPTESPDHEWDDFASAEDYLNDEEKFNVTNRLLLLFPNIDIDPPDGYVSAAELTQWNLKQSQKEVLHRTQREMEVHDKNRDGFVTLAEYQPPSWVVNSDNNSFGYEMGWWKEEHFNASDVDGDGQLNITEFNDFLHPSDSTNHKLLEWLCKEEIRERDTDKDGKINYTEFYHGIYDLIRTHEGVQDSSHEYAVEAPAKTLFNQLDKDGDGYLSHIELLPVIQKIHPSELYYTQQQSEYIMQQADTDKDGRLSLTEMVENPYVFYSAVYDEDEDEDYDYHDEFR